TTTTGGGGTAAAGTTACGGATAGGGTAAAGACCTTTGGATGACTGGCCATACGACTGAAGATTGAAGATTGAAGATTGAAAAATGAAGAAAAAAATACAAACTTTGATTACTAAACTAATTGGTTTCATTACGTTTTCAAAATTTTTTTGGATGGGCAAATATAAAACGTTTTTATTACAAATTTACCAATCGTTTGGTGTAAACTTTGTCATTAACAATTAATTTCAGTATAAAGATACCGGAAGAATTTTCTGTTTCAGATCCAGCGAACTTATATTGGTATTTGCCGGCATGCTGTACTTTATTCACTATAGTTTTTACCTTTTTACCCAATACATTAAGTACTTCCAGTGTTACATTAGCTTTTTGCGTCAGATTATAGTAAATCTCTGTCTTACCGGTATATGGATTAGGATATATGTTGAAACCCATCCCGACTTGTAGGGATGGGTTTGAAATACCTGTTGGTATCGTTCTATTGCTTACGTTTGACCTGGCCGAATTATAAATCAATACTTTAGCAAGGGGGGTTGCAGTACAACCTGTTGGGTGAAGTAATTCCAGAAAAAACAGTGAATCAGTAGGACCAGGATTTAGTACTGTATATTGTGGTAAAGTACTATTAATAGTGTCTATTATATTCATCCCGCCAGCATTTCCACCCCAGATGTAGTAAGTGGGGAAATTAAAACCTTCATATCCATCTATAATCAAATTTATTGCAGGAGGGATTCCAAGAGTAATGGCCAGGTGTATTGTTTTATTGGAATCACTCAACAGCGATTCATAACCACAGGTATCAACTATTGATATTTTATATCTGTAAGCTTGTACTTTCGGATTAGAGGCGTTATCCAGGAATATACTTAAGCTATCAAAAGGTACGGTCCCAATCAGGTTGTATTGAAAAGCAACAATACCTTCTTTATAGATATTAAAGTAAGCAATATTATTTACTGCAGGCTTTTCCCACACCACAAGATTTTTCTGAGTTGCTGAATCTACCGTTACTACACATATCTCAGGGATCACAGGTGGATTACATTTAAGTTTTACAATCCAAAAATCTTCTTTTCCCTTTACACCTGTTACATCTCCTTCCATGGATTGAGAAAACCCTGCTACTACATAGGAACCATCATTTAATTGAATAATAGAATAGGCATAATCAATACTATCACCCCCCAACGATTCTTCCCATTGAATATTTCCTGCAGTGTCTAACTTTACGATCCAATAATCCTCTTTTCCATGATTAAAAGTGACATTACTGTCATTAGATGCTGAATAGACGGCAACCATATATCCACCATCAGAGGACTGAATAATTGAGTTCGCAATGTCAATATCGGATCCGCCAAGTGTTTTTTCCCATTCTATTGTACCAATACTATCCAGTTTAACGATCCAATAGTCGTAAGATCCACCAAGCCAAACTGTTGCATCTCCATCATCTGACGCAGAGAAACCTGCTGCAATATATCCACCATCAGAAGTTTGAATAACTTTGCTGCAAATATCCCACCACGCTCCTCCAAGCGCTTTCTGCCAGTCAATGTTTCCGGCGCTATCTATTTTAAGAATCCAGTAATCTCTTCCTCCCTTGTTCGTATCTACATCCACATCATTTGAATAGGAGTAGCCCCCAATAATATATCCATAGTCATTTGTCGGTTCTATAGAATATGCGATATCACTACTGGTTCCTCCATAGGATTTATCCCAGATCATATTACCGATAGTATCTATTTTTATTATCCAAAAATCAGTACTGCCGCCAATATTTCCCGTTACATCTCCATCGGTTGATGAAGAATAACCGGCTACCATGTAGTTGCCGTCATTCGTTTGAACAACTGAAAATGCTTTATCGGTGCCTGTTCCTCCATAGTTTTTTTGCCATTCAACAGTACCCATGGAGTCCAATTTTACAATCCAGTAATCCCAACCACCCTGGCTGAAAGAATCAGTTGAATTAGTTTGTAAAGCAACAATATAACCTCCGTCATTTGTTTGGATAACATCATTGGCATATTCATCATAAGTACCTCCCAATGATTTAGTCCATAAAGTATCACCAGCTGCATTTAATTTTACTACCCAGCCATCCGGATACCATGGCGCTCCGTAATGGTCATTTACATCTCCGTCATTTGAATAGGCATAGCCGCAGGTAATATATCCGCCATCTGATGTTTGTTTGATGGATAATGCTCCATCGAAAGTGGATCCCCCATAAGTTTTTTCCCAGCTTATGAGATCCGATTGTTGAGCATTTGCACCAAAGGCATAAACGATTACAGGTATCATAATCAATGCCGTAATGAGTTTGTTTAAGTTTTTCATATTCATGCAAAATACTGAAAATCAATTAGTTAATTTTTAGTGGGATTTTTCCTGCACGCCAAAGGCCTATGGCAGGCGGGTGTTTTTGTGCTTTTGTGGCAAAAAAGACTTTTTAGAGTGGACTCAAAGTTTATGCAAATTTATTAAAGGGCACCTCTAAAATTATTCTATAATTATCTTTGTATTACTTATTCCTTTATCTGTTATAATCTGCAAATGATAAATGCCTGCAGGATGATTACTCATATCAATCTCTATCTCATTATTGCCCATTGCTATATTTTCACTCCCAACTGACCAAGCCACCCGCCCCAGCACGTCATAAACCACAATTCGTAAATTCGTATTAAATTCGTAATTCGTAGATAAAGTAAATACGCCCCTGTTAGGATTAGGATAAACCTGTACCGGGCGAAGCGAGGTACCCCCCTCAGTAATCCCGGTAGGCAATAGCCGGTTGGATACATTAGATTTGGCTGAATTGTAAGTTAATACTTTAGCCAATGCAGGAGTACAACCTGTTGGGTGAATTACTTCAATTTGGTAATAGAGGCTATCACCAGCAGGTGGCAGCGTATCGGTATAGGTATTAAAAGAGGTGGAAATCGTATCAAGGGGATTTATACCTGTCGAGTCACCTCTCCAAATGATGTAAGAACCAAAGCTGAATCCCTGGTAATTATCCCAACCCAAATTTATCACTCCAATTCCAAGATTTACGTTCAGGTGCATAGTTCTGTGGTGAGCGCTTTTAGCTGATTTATTATTACACAAATCAACAGCAGAAATTTTATACAAATCAGACTTTGTAGCTGGGC
The Cytophagales bacterium DNA segment above includes these coding regions:
- a CDS encoding T9SS type A sorting domain-containing protein — translated: MNMKNLNKLITALIMIPVIVYAFGANAQQSDLISWEKTYGGSTFDGALSIKQTSDGGYITCGYAYSNDGDVNDHYGAPWYPDGWVVKLNAAGDTLWTKSLGGTYDEYANDVIQTNDGGYIVALQTNSTDSFSQGGWDYWIVKLDSMGTVEWQKNYGGTGTDKAFSVVQTNDGNYMVAGYSSSTDGDVTGNIGGSTDFWIIKIDTIGNMIWDKSYGGTSSDIAYSIEPTNDYGYIIGGYSYSNDVDVDTNKGGRDYWILKIDSAGNIDWQKALGGAWWDICSKVIQTSDGGYIAAGFSASDDGDATVWLGGSYDYWIVKLDSIGTIEWEKTLGGSDIDIANSIIQSSDGGYMVAVYSASNDSNVTFNHGKEDYWIVKLDTAGNIQWEESLGGDSIDYAYSIIQLNDGSYVVAGFSQSMEGDVTGVKGKEDFWIVKLKCNPPVIPEICVVTVDSATQKNLVVWEKPAVNNIAYFNIYKEGIVAFQYNLIGTVPFDSLSIFLDNASNPKVQAYRYKISIVDTCGYESLLSDSNKTIHLAITLGIPPAINLIIDGYEGFNFPTYYIWGGNAGGMNIIDTINSTLPQYTVLNPGPTDSLFFLELLHPTGCTATPLAKVLIYNSARSNVSNRTIPTGISNPSLQVGMGFNIYPNPYTGKTEIYYNLTQKANVTLEVLNVLGKKVKTIVNKVQHAGKYQYKFAGSETENSSGIFILKLIVNDKVYTKRLVNL